A genomic stretch from Hemibagrus wyckioides isolate EC202008001 linkage group LG20, SWU_Hwy_1.0, whole genome shotgun sequence includes:
- the akirin1 gene encoding akirin-1 gives MACGATLKRSMEFEALLGPQSPKRRRCSPLAGAAATPSPQRCSLRPQTESPVNPVSPQALSGEHRLTPEQIFQNIRQEYSRYQRRRQLEGAFNQTETGVAAESSNPSSPSGAASVKKDQPTFTLRQVSYLCERILKDHEEKIREEYEQILNTKLAEQYESFVKFTQDQIMRRYGARPASYVS, from the exons ATGGCGTGCGGTGCGACGTTAAAACGCTCCATGGAGTTTGAGGCCCTTTTGGGCCCTCAGTCCCCGAAGCGCCGGCGGTGCAGCCCGCTAGCCGGAGCCGCCGCTACTCCTTCCCCGCAGAGGTGCAGCCTGAGACCTCAAACGGAGAGTCCCGTGAACCCGGTGTCCCCTCAAGCTCTGAGCGGAGAACACAGGCTAACTCCAG AGCAGATCTTCCAGAACATCCGGCAGGAGTACAGTCGTTACCAACGGCGACGGCAGCTGGAGGGAGCGTTCAACCAGACGGAGACGGGCGTGGCTGCTGAGAGCTCCAACCCTAGCTCACCgtcag gTGCAGCATCAGTGAAGAAGGACCAGCCCACCTTTACCCTGCGGCAGGTCAGCTACCTGTGTGAGCGCATCCTGAAAGACCATGAAGAGAAGATCCGCGAGGAGTACGAGCAGATACTCAACACCAAACTGGCAG AACAATACGAGTCGTTTGTGAAATTCACACAGGATCAGATCATGAGGCGGTACGGAGCTCGACCTGCCAGCT acgtATCTTGA